One Gloeobacter morelensis MG652769 DNA window includes the following coding sequences:
- a CDS encoding Uma2 family endonuclease, translating to MVLSPETIIYPDSDGRPMADNTEQFRWIVYIKEGLEWLFAGAPNVFVAGDLLWYPAEGNPRLCQAPDALVAFGRPKGKRGSYRQWQEAGVPPQVVFEVLSPGNGVSEMTRKFQFYQRHGVEEYYIYDPEGGTLDGFVREGAALLGIDPIQGWVSPRLGVRFELGERGELCLWRPDGMPFESYAEIAARAEHAEQRAEQERQRAEHAEQRAEQEQQRAEQERQRAEHAEQQTQRLAQRLRELGIDPQA from the coding sequence ATGGTCCTTTCTCCCGAGACAATCATCTATCCGGACTCCGACGGCAGACCGATGGCAGACAATACTGAGCAGTTTCGCTGGATTGTCTACATCAAAGAAGGTCTGGAGTGGCTGTTTGCCGGCGCTCCCAATGTGTTCGTAGCGGGGGATTTGCTGTGGTATCCGGCAGAAGGCAACCCCAGGCTATGCCAGGCTCCTGACGCCCTGGTCGCCTTCGGCCGGCCCAAGGGCAAGCGCGGCAGCTACCGGCAGTGGCAGGAAGCGGGTGTTCCCCCGCAGGTGGTCTTCGAGGTGCTCTCTCCAGGCAACGGCGTCTCCGAGATGACGCGCAAGTTTCAGTTCTACCAGCGCCACGGCGTCGAGGAATACTACATTTATGATCCCGAGGGCGGCACCCTGGACGGGTTTGTGCGCGAAGGAGCGGCGCTGCTGGGAATTGATCCCATTCAAGGCTGGGTGAGTCCAAGATTGGGCGTGCGCTTCGAACTGGGCGAGCGGGGTGAACTGTGCCTCTGGCGGCCGGACGGCATGCCGTTTGAAAGCTACGCAGAAATCGCGGCGCGCGCCGAGCACGCCGAGCAACGCGCCGAGCAGGAGCGGCAACGCGCCGAGCACGCCGAGCAACGCGCCGAGCAAGAACAGCAACGCGCCGAGCAAGAACGGCAACGCGCCGAGCACGCCGAGCAGCAAACGCAACGCCTGGCACAGCGCTTGCGCGAACTGGGCATCGACCCACAAGCTTGA
- a CDS encoding PepSY-associated TM helix domain-containing protein, whose product MNTRKFVFALHQIAGLVFGLILLVIGLTGSAIVFWKPIDRALYPAMYQPGAAPASSLDRVMAAAQKAHPNLKPEGVSVQENHVYSVSFTTPEKQYLEVAVDPVSYELRASRVWEHSLVGVLYRLHYTLLAGEVGGWITGIAAMALLALGITGVALWPGWKKWQAGTKFRWSANSRILSYDLHKLTGITTSAFMVILGLSGAYFMFNVPFKAAVYALTGTAQTKEPMSTIAAGMPISPDALLAKARPVLAGAEFEGLRLADKPTGTVRIFGRFKGEGPVRERLHIHLDQYSGRVLQVEDGRQPNTADFLLGWLATLHFGHYGGLFTQVMYVFVGLAPGGLFLSGFWLWLKKLRRPGAHKACSARAASTR is encoded by the coding sequence ATGAACACGCGCAAGTTCGTCTTCGCCCTGCACCAGATTGCAGGTCTTGTCTTCGGCCTGATTTTGCTCGTCATCGGGCTGACCGGCAGCGCCATCGTCTTCTGGAAACCCATCGACCGGGCGCTCTACCCGGCGATGTACCAGCCGGGAGCAGCACCGGCTTCCTCGCTCGACAGGGTGATGGCTGCAGCCCAAAAGGCGCACCCGAACTTGAAACCCGAGGGTGTCTCCGTCCAGGAGAACCACGTCTATTCGGTCAGTTTCACTACCCCCGAGAAGCAGTATCTGGAGGTGGCGGTCGACCCGGTGAGCTACGAGCTGCGCGCCTCGCGCGTCTGGGAGCACAGCCTGGTGGGGGTGCTCTACCGACTCCACTACACGCTTTTGGCCGGTGAAGTTGGAGGTTGGATTACCGGCATTGCCGCGATGGCGCTTTTGGCCCTGGGAATTACCGGGGTAGCGCTTTGGCCGGGCTGGAAAAAGTGGCAAGCGGGAACCAAGTTCCGCTGGAGTGCCAACAGCCGTATCCTGTCCTACGACCTGCACAAGCTCACCGGCATCACTACTTCGGCGTTCATGGTCATTCTCGGGCTCAGCGGCGCCTACTTCATGTTTAATGTGCCGTTCAAAGCGGCCGTCTATGCCCTCACCGGCACCGCCCAAACCAAAGAACCGATGTCCACGATCGCAGCCGGAATGCCGATTTCGCCAGACGCTCTGCTGGCAAAAGCGCGGCCGGTGCTGGCGGGAGCTGAGTTTGAAGGACTGCGCCTGGCGGATAAACCGACCGGCACCGTCCGCATCTTCGGGCGGTTCAAAGGGGAAGGACCGGTCCGCGAACGGCTGCACATTCACCTTGACCAGTACAGCGGCCGGGTGCTGCAGGTGGAGGACGGCCGCCAGCCCAACACGGCCGACTTTCTGCTCGGCTGGCTGGCCACCTTGCACTTTGGCCACTACGGCGGGCTGTTCACCCAAGTCATGTACGTCTTTGTGGGCCTTGCTCCCGGGGGTCTCTTTTTGAGCGGCTTTTGGCTGTGGCTGAAGAAACTGCGCCGACCTGGCGCCCACAAGGCTTGCTCGGCGCGGGCTGCCTCCACCCGTTAG
- a CDS encoding Crp/Fnr family transcriptional regulator → MFQTELSLPTAAPCDPPRWMDAPADRAACRRCPGGSLQHHGVGRTFVLSGEAFWVVQSGALWIMKLDYCGRQTPLALLGPQMVFSRRLLSPSGYYFAQAESDVQLWVLEWADIERSRVLSAQINGKLVDLLLHMEAWLAVRCQGSAVEQLRDFLLLVGEQFGRPRPQGVRLELRLTHAQIAMAIGKERVTVSAAIGRLRADGWIREEADGHLLLGWDLAAARY, encoded by the coding sequence ATGTTCCAGACAGAATTGTCGCTCCCCACAGCCGCCCCCTGCGATCCGCCCAGGTGGATGGACGCCCCGGCGGACCGAGCCGCCTGCAGGCGGTGTCCCGGCGGCAGCCTCCAGCACCACGGTGTCGGGCGCACTTTTGTGCTGAGCGGGGAAGCCTTCTGGGTAGTGCAATCCGGGGCTCTCTGGATTATGAAGCTCGATTATTGCGGCCGGCAGACACCGCTGGCCCTGCTCGGGCCGCAGATGGTCTTCAGCCGCCGGTTGCTCTCACCTTCGGGCTATTACTTTGCCCAGGCTGAGAGCGATGTGCAGTTGTGGGTGCTCGAATGGGCAGATATCGAGCGCTCCAGAGTGCTGAGCGCCCAGATCAACGGCAAGCTGGTGGACTTGCTTTTGCACATGGAGGCGTGGCTGGCTGTGCGCTGTCAGGGATCGGCTGTTGAGCAGCTGCGGGATTTTTTGTTGTTGGTTGGCGAGCAGTTCGGCCGGCCAAGACCGCAGGGGGTGCGTCTGGAATTGCGCCTTACGCACGCGCAGATCGCCATGGCCATCGGCAAGGAGCGGGTCACCGTGAGTGCGGCCATCGGCAGGCTGCGGGCGGACGGCTGGATCCGCGAGGAGGCCGACGGCCACCTGCTGCTCGGCTGGGATCTGGCGGCGGCGCGCTATTGA
- a CDS encoding DUF2993 domain-containing protein, with amino-acid sequence MAENTAGLGEQALNKVAEIGLSSQLREVENMDVSIKTDPLKLITGEVDSVSVEGEGLVMQKNLRVEKMEIEAGRISINPLAAAMGKIELEHPTEATCRVLLTEADINRSFNSEYILGMLQNLQVEADGQQLTIDTRQVEVKLPGSERIRMQARIFIHQTREERGVTFDARLVGDRQANRVRLEDVQYSEGEALSQALTAGLLQKANDLGNIGNFELEGMSLKLLEFEVRPGALQILVEIYAEQFPS; translated from the coding sequence ATGGCCGAGAACACGGCAGGACTTGGGGAGCAGGCGCTCAATAAAGTGGCCGAGATCGGCCTGTCAAGTCAACTTCGCGAAGTGGAGAACATGGATGTCTCCATCAAGACCGACCCGCTCAAATTGATCACCGGCGAGGTCGATTCAGTCAGCGTTGAGGGCGAAGGCTTGGTAATGCAGAAGAACCTGCGCGTCGAGAAGATGGAGATCGAAGCCGGTCGCATCTCGATCAACCCGCTGGCGGCGGCGATGGGCAAAATCGAACTGGAGCATCCCACCGAGGCCACCTGCCGCGTGCTGCTCACCGAGGCGGATATTAACCGCTCGTTCAACTCCGAATACATCCTCGGCATGCTCCAGAACCTGCAGGTGGAGGCAGATGGTCAGCAACTCACCATCGACACCCGCCAGGTCGAGGTAAAGTTGCCGGGAAGCGAACGCATCCGCATGCAGGCGCGTATTTTCATCCACCAGACCCGCGAAGAGCGCGGAGTCACCTTTGACGCCCGTCTGGTAGGCGACCGTCAGGCCAACCGTGTCCGCCTGGAGGATGTGCAGTACTCCGAAGGTGAAGCGCTCTCGCAAGCACTCACTGCAGGTCTGCTGCAAAAGGCCAACGATCTCGGCAATATCGGCAACTTCGAACTGGAAGGCATGTCCCTGAAGCTGCTCGAATTCGAGGTGCGCCCAGGGGCATTGCAAATTCTAGTCGAAATCTACGCCGAGCAGTTTCCTTCGTAA
- the glpK gene encoding glycerol kinase GlpK, whose product MVFASAGAAVSGAILALDLGTTGIRALLFDPSGAVVAGAYRELPQIYPQPGWVEHDPQAIWQLTSEVVAEVQAQSAARIAAVGLTNQRETCLLWDAATGTPHGNAIVWQDRRTAALCQKLRAEGWQAPIQQRTGLVIDAYFSATKLAWLLAHRQPYYPGLKAGTIDSWIIWKLTGGRVHATDTSNASRTMLFNLHARDWDPELLELLAIPAEILPAIKPSLGVLAETDARVLGYSAPIAGVLGDQQAALFAHGCDRPGLVKCTYGTGSFLVAHTGDHPIRSHHQLLTTVAWSDRTSTGYALEGALFTTGASVQWLRDGLGIIETADGSEALAASVPDSGGVYFVPALSGLGAPHWDMGARGLLIGLTRGSGRGQIARAVLEAIAFQTREVTDALAADMGTPLTRLKVDGGAVRNNLLMQLQADVLGVPVERPQLIDTTAQGAAFAAGLGIGFWRDYAELVAARPLDRVFEAGERQLALQAHYAVWQRAVERSRAWVR is encoded by the coding sequence GTGGTTTTTGCCTCCGCGGGTGCTGCTGTGAGCGGGGCGATTCTGGCCCTCGATCTGGGGACGACGGGCATCCGGGCGCTGCTGTTCGACCCGTCCGGGGCGGTGGTGGCAGGAGCCTACCGGGAACTGCCGCAGATCTATCCGCAGCCGGGCTGGGTCGAGCACGACCCGCAGGCGATCTGGCAGCTTACCAGCGAAGTCGTGGCCGAGGTCCAGGCGCAAAGTGCAGCGCGCATCGCCGCGGTGGGTCTCACCAACCAGCGCGAGACGTGCCTGCTGTGGGACGCGGCCACCGGCACCCCCCACGGCAACGCGATCGTCTGGCAGGACCGCCGCACCGCCGCACTGTGTCAGAAGTTGCGCGCCGAAGGTTGGCAAGCCCCTATCCAGCAGCGCACCGGTCTGGTAATCGACGCCTATTTTTCGGCCACCAAACTGGCCTGGTTGCTGGCCCACCGCCAGCCCTACTATCCCGGCCTCAAAGCGGGCACCATCGACAGCTGGATTATCTGGAAGCTCACCGGCGGGCGGGTGCACGCCACCGACACCAGCAACGCCTCGCGCACAATGCTGTTCAATTTGCACGCCCGCGACTGGGATCCGGAACTTTTGGAATTGTTGGCCATCCCGGCAGAAATTTTGCCTGCGATCAAACCCTCCCTCGGGGTACTCGCCGAGACCGACGCGCGGGTTTTGGGTTACAGCGCGCCGATCGCGGGCGTCCTGGGCGACCAGCAGGCGGCGCTTTTCGCCCACGGCTGCGACCGGCCGGGCCTGGTCAAATGCACCTACGGCACGGGCTCTTTTCTGGTGGCCCACACGGGCGATCACCCCATCCGCTCACACCACCAACTGCTGACCACCGTCGCCTGGAGCGACCGTACCTCCACCGGCTACGCGCTGGAGGGGGCGCTATTTACAACCGGGGCGAGCGTGCAGTGGTTGCGCGACGGCCTCGGGATCATCGAGACTGCCGATGGGAGTGAGGCGCTCGCCGCGAGCGTCCCCGACAGCGGCGGCGTCTATTTTGTCCCCGCCCTGAGCGGTCTGGGGGCTCCCCACTGGGACATGGGGGCGCGCGGGTTGCTGATTGGCCTCACCCGCGGCAGCGGCCGGGGCCAGATAGCAAGGGCGGTGCTCGAAGCGATCGCCTTTCAGACGCGCGAAGTGACCGACGCCCTCGCCGCCGACATGGGAACACCCCTCACCCGGCTCAAAGTGGACGGCGGCGCGGTGCGCAACAACTTGCTGATGCAGTTGCAGGCGGATGTGCTCGGGGTGCCGGTCGAGAGGCCGCAGCTTATCGATACCACCGCCCAGGGCGCCGCCTTTGCCGCCGGCCTGGGGATCGGCTTTTGGCGCGACTACGCCGAATTGGTGGCAGCGCGACCTCTCGACCGCGTCTTCGAAGCGGGCGAGCGGCAACTGGCTCTGCAGGCGCATTATGCCGTCTGGCAGCGGGCGGTCGAGCGCTCGCGCGCGTGGGTGCGTTAG
- the sixA gene encoding phosphohistidine phosphatase SixA: MDLLILRHGIAEERGTRDNDDERILTDEGCKKTRRIARRLTQLDVKLQIVLTSPLVRAQQTAEILIDEGVAPRLERFAPLAPGGALSGLRVWLESNPELQAVGLVGHQPDLGLWAETLLWGSAQQGLDIKKAGVVRIDLPHPEGQGRLVWFLPPRVLL, from the coding sequence ATGGATCTTCTTATCCTGCGGCATGGCATCGCCGAGGAGCGCGGTACACGCGACAACGACGACGAGCGGATTCTCACCGACGAGGGGTGCAAAAAAACGCGCCGCATCGCCCGGCGTCTGACCCAACTGGACGTGAAACTGCAAATCGTGCTCACCAGCCCCCTCGTGCGCGCGCAGCAGACGGCCGAGATCTTGATTGACGAAGGCGTCGCGCCACGCCTGGAGCGCTTCGCTCCCCTGGCCCCGGGGGGTGCCCTGTCGGGTCTGCGCGTTTGGCTGGAGTCCAATCCCGAGTTGCAGGCGGTGGGGCTGGTGGGTCACCAGCCGGATCTTGGCTTGTGGGCGGAGACTTTGCTTTGGGGGAGCGCCCAGCAGGGGCTCGACATCAAAAAGGCGGGGGTGGTGCGCATCGACCTGCCCCATCCCGAAGGCCAGGGGCGGCTGGTGTGGTTTTTGCCTCCGCGGGTGCTGCTGTGA
- a CDS encoding Tic22 family protein codes for MNFSGAMPFRLVASALAALAFLFQASFAFALSEDQLVAKLNLVPVFTIADAKNTPLLLVPKNDKNTAVLNFYLDPALAKQAMQVVKTQNPDKNKTYRVAITSLGQAYKVAKDEQKKQSAKVRFQFLSSPKSVEYATEFFRKKDPNFKTFQGVPVFFLSGGSGNGILTLKREGQEYLPMFFSEVDLQRNLLELRKVRSDLPKNLSVEATTLDSIVGTILNGKNDNDSQKITFIPAKDALDYVKTVQKDSKPK; via the coding sequence ATGAATTTTTCCGGAGCTATGCCTTTCCGGTTGGTCGCCTCGGCCCTCGCCGCCCTCGCTTTTTTGTTCCAGGCGTCCTTCGCCTTTGCCCTTTCTGAAGATCAGCTTGTCGCCAAGCTCAACCTTGTCCCGGTCTTCACCATCGCCGACGCCAAGAACACCCCGCTGCTGCTGGTTCCCAAAAACGACAAGAACACGGCAGTCTTGAACTTCTATCTCGACCCGGCCCTGGCCAAACAGGCGATGCAGGTGGTCAAGACCCAGAACCCCGATAAGAACAAGACCTACCGGGTAGCAATCACCAGCCTCGGCCAGGCCTACAAAGTCGCCAAAGACGAACAAAAGAAACAGAGTGCCAAGGTGCGCTTTCAGTTTCTGAGCAGCCCCAAAAGCGTCGAGTATGCTACCGAGTTCTTCCGCAAAAAAGATCCCAACTTCAAGACGTTTCAAGGGGTGCCGGTGTTCTTTCTTTCCGGTGGCTCGGGCAACGGCATTCTGACACTCAAGCGCGAAGGCCAGGAGTACCTGCCGATGTTTTTCTCGGAGGTGGACCTGCAGCGCAACCTGCTTGAGCTGCGCAAAGTGCGCTCCGATCTGCCCAAGAACCTCTCCGTCGAAGCGACTACCCTCGATTCGATCGTCGGCACGATATTGAACGGCAAAAACGATAACGACTCGCAGAAGATCACTTTCATTCCGGCCAAAGACGCCCTCGATTATGTCAAGACTGTCCAGAAGGACAGCAAACCCAAATAG
- a CDS encoding Tic22 family protein: MQQRSLQRVAALGFAAFLTSLMTCTPARAIPEDEVIKKLDSVPVFLIADTKGNPLIVTLKDDKTKKDTSILWLFLDQNAAKEAYGNLQKSNDKAAKESQIGVISLGQAFKAAKEEQKKKENKVNFQFQSDPKTVTAALDLAKKVDPKTKDFPGIPVFYAMGTDEKTKAKGFVTFEKDNKQYVPLFFDKDDLERNVDQIKRSKPELAKQMNIEVAPLDAVVGNMLEGKNDTEFNKLTFVPSFKAVEYVQSLKKAAAPGAAPASVTPASSAPKP; the protein is encoded by the coding sequence ATGCAACAACGTTCACTGCAGAGAGTCGCCGCGTTGGGCTTCGCCGCCTTCCTGACTTCGCTGATGACCTGCACGCCCGCCCGGGCGATCCCCGAGGACGAGGTGATCAAAAAGCTCGATTCCGTCCCGGTCTTTTTGATCGCCGACACCAAGGGCAACCCCCTCATCGTCACCCTCAAAGACGACAAGACCAAAAAGGATACCTCCATCCTCTGGCTGTTCCTGGACCAGAACGCGGCTAAGGAGGCCTACGGCAATCTCCAAAAGAGCAACGACAAAGCCGCCAAAGAATCGCAAATCGGTGTGATTAGCCTCGGGCAAGCCTTTAAGGCGGCCAAAGAAGAACAAAAGAAAAAAGAGAACAAAGTTAATTTCCAGTTCCAGTCCGATCCCAAGACAGTCACCGCCGCCCTTGATCTGGCTAAAAAGGTCGACCCCAAGACCAAGGACTTCCCGGGCATCCCGGTTTTCTACGCCATGGGTACCGACGAGAAGACCAAGGCCAAAGGTTTTGTCACCTTCGAAAAGGACAACAAGCAGTACGTGCCGTTGTTCTTCGACAAAGACGATCTCGAACGCAACGTCGATCAAATAAAGCGCTCCAAGCCGGAACTGGCCAAGCAGATGAATATCGAGGTTGCTCCCCTCGACGCGGTGGTGGGCAACATGCTTGAAGGCAAGAATGACACCGAATTCAACAAGCTGACCTTCGTGCCTTCATTCAAGGCGGTGGAGTACGTGCAGTCGCTCAAGAAGGCTGCCGCTCCGGGTGCGGCCCCGGCTTCGGTGACCCCGGCTTCTTCCGCCCCGAAGCCGTAG
- the prmC gene encoding peptide chain release factor N(5)-glutamine methyltransferase produces the protein MRQPADGWREQALAEARVRNIDATEIDYLIEAVTGLDRLQVRLGGPQALEAHREKLCALWRRRIEEAMPLQYLLGTAHWRDLQLQVNPAVLIPRPETEALVDIAVDFCRSCAGARVVDLGTGSGAIAVAVARALPAVTVWAVDASEAALAVAAANVGRYGLSERVHLLRGDWFAPLPTQPFDAVLSNPPYIPSTEIAALMPEVRLHEPLSALDGGADGLDAVRQIIADAARHLRPGGILALEVMVGQAPTVVQLLARDSRYGCTRTVRDWAGIERIVVTYAWARGS, from the coding sequence GTGAGACAGCCGGCCGACGGTTGGCGGGAGCAAGCCCTGGCCGAGGCCCGGGTTCGCAACATTGATGCGACCGAAATTGACTACCTGATCGAAGCGGTCACCGGTCTTGATCGGCTGCAGGTACGCCTTGGCGGGCCACAAGCACTCGAAGCGCACCGCGAAAAGCTCTGCGCCCTTTGGCGTCGGCGTATCGAAGAAGCGATGCCCCTGCAGTACCTGCTGGGCACCGCCCACTGGCGCGATCTGCAATTGCAGGTGAACCCTGCGGTGCTCATTCCCCGACCGGAGACCGAAGCGCTGGTGGATATTGCCGTCGATTTTTGCCGCTCCTGCGCCGGGGCGCGGGTGGTGGATTTGGGCACCGGTTCTGGGGCAATCGCCGTCGCCGTCGCCCGCGCCCTGCCGGCGGTCACCGTCTGGGCGGTGGACGCTTCAGAGGCGGCTCTCGCGGTGGCCGCAGCCAATGTCGGGCGCTACGGGCTTTCTGAACGGGTGCATTTGCTGCGGGGCGACTGGTTTGCACCTTTGCCCACGCAGCCCTTCGATGCCGTGTTGAGCAACCCGCCCTACATCCCGAGTACTGAAATTGCCGCGCTGATGCCCGAGGTACGCCTGCACGAACCGCTGTCGGCTCTCGACGGCGGTGCAGACGGTCTTGATGCAGTCCGGCAGATTATTGCCGATGCCGCCCGGCATCTGCGGCCGGGCGGCATCCTCGCTCTCGAAGTGATGGTGGGTCAGGCCCCGACGGTGGTGCAGCTATTGGCCCGCGACAGTCGCTACGGCTGCACCCGCACGGTGCGCGACTGGGCGGGGATCGAACGCATCGTGGTTACGTACGCTTGGGCGAGAGGATCATAA
- the infC gene encoding translation initiation factor IF-3 codes for MLWLALFFGRFSRLEAPQRLVIKKRSDRGQANLPMINERIRFPKIRAIDADGTQLGIMHPRDALRIAEERNLDLVVVSEDAQPPVCRIMDYGKYKFEQEKRAKEARKKQHTADVKEVKMRYTIGEHDYQVRLRDTIRFLKDGDKVKATIMFRGREIQHANLAKDLLMQLAADSAEIGEVQQEPSVEGRNMIMILSPKRT; via the coding sequence ATGCTCTGGCTTGCTTTGTTTTTTGGAAGATTTTCTCGCCTGGAGGCTCCTCAAAGATTGGTCATTAAGAAGCGCTCTGACCGGGGTCAAGCTAACCTCCCCATGATCAACGAGCGGATCCGCTTTCCGAAGATCCGCGCCATCGACGCCGATGGCACCCAGTTGGGGATCATGCACCCGCGCGATGCCCTGCGCATTGCCGAGGAACGCAATCTCGATCTGGTGGTGGTCAGCGAAGACGCCCAGCCGCCGGTCTGCCGAATCATGGATTACGGCAAATACAAATTCGAACAAGAGAAACGGGCCAAAGAAGCGCGCAAGAAACAGCACACCGCCGACGTCAAAGAAGTCAAGATGCGCTATACGATTGGCGAGCACGATTACCAGGTGCGTCTGCGCGATACGATCCGCTTTCTCAAGGACGGCGACAAGGTCAAAGCGACCATCATGTTCCGGGGCCGTGAGATCCAGCATGCCAATCTGGCCAAAGATCTGCTCATGCAGCTTGCCGCCGACTCCGCCGAGATCGGCGAGGTGCAGCAGGAGCCCTCGGTGGAGGGGCGCAACATGATTATGATCCTCTCGCCCAAGCGTACGTAA
- a CDS encoding alpha/beta hydrolase has translation MRPFDAFEIEIALADGTVLGGELVVPDTPVAGVIFAPATGLGDRDGNDTDVGFAPLAQIAAGLAGRRIASLRSEGRGVGRSGGEFVGPQAALDDFVALVELAAGRFAELGGRPVLLGHAIGCTLAAVAASRLGPQRLRGVVLIAPPISPVSELMGFRSEAAAAMAALPPADQWQALARVQTEYGRRKSFLPAGMQIRVPLLAVQGEHDWVFPPAESARLAGQVDGAVRLLLGGLDHWLVRADGWRSPTENLTADLLVDPQAVQAIADWIAALP, from the coding sequence TTGAGACCCTTTGACGCCTTTGAAATCGAAATTGCCCTGGCGGACGGCACCGTGCTGGGGGGCGAATTGGTCGTCCCCGATACCCCGGTGGCCGGGGTGATCTTTGCACCGGCGACGGGCCTTGGCGATCGCGACGGCAACGACACCGACGTCGGCTTCGCTCCGCTCGCCCAGATCGCCGCAGGACTTGCCGGGCGCCGGATCGCCTCTTTGCGCAGCGAGGGACGCGGGGTGGGGCGCAGCGGCGGTGAATTTGTCGGGCCGCAGGCGGCCCTCGACGATTTTGTGGCCCTCGTCGAGCTTGCGGCCGGTCGCTTTGCGGAGTTGGGCGGGCGGCCCGTGTTGCTGGGCCACGCCATCGGCTGCACGCTCGCGGCGGTGGCGGCAAGCCGCCTGGGGCCGCAGCGACTGCGGGGCGTGGTGCTTATCGCCCCGCCCATCAGCCCCGTGAGCGAATTGATGGGCTTTCGCTCGGAGGCGGCCGCAGCGATGGCCGCTCTTCCCCCTGCCGATCAATGGCAGGCGCTCGCGCGGGTGCAGACCGAGTATGGCCGGCGCAAGTCGTTTTTGCCCGCCGGGATGCAGATTCGGGTACCGTTGCTGGCGGTGCAGGGGGAGCACGATTGGGTCTTCCCGCCCGCCGAGTCGGCGCGGCTGGCCGGCCAGGTGGATGGAGCGGTGCGCTTGCTGCTGGGCGGACTCGATCACTGGCTGGTGCGCGCCGACGGCTGGCGATCTCCTACCGAAAATTTGACGGCGGATCTGCTGGTGGATCCGCAAGCCGTCCAGGCGATTGCGGACTGGATTGCGGCCCTGCCGTAA